From one Lineus longissimus chromosome 3, tnLinLong1.2, whole genome shotgun sequence genomic stretch:
- the LOC135484689 gene encoding NAD-dependent protein deacetylase sirtuin-2-like isoform X1 produces MAESGPHKKKGEDEDQEQDQSKMELLRKKFADSFKVEDQEKPDQLLKTVDFDGVVKYLKDGKCKNIIFMTGAGISTSAGIPDFRSPGTGLYANLEKYNLPNPMAIFDISYFRENPEPFFTLAKELWPADGLFKPTPCHYFMRLIHEKGMLRKLFTQNIDTFERVAEIPTDKIMEAHGSFHTSHCIECDKCYTQDWIKEKIFSDVLPKCEAEDCEGVVKPDVVFFGEALPAAFFQSIKKDMPECDLLIIMGTSLAVQPFASMVGQVPETTPRLYINLQKTGQGDPLLALLGMGGGLQFDQENNYRDVFWQGTCDDGSYALADALGWGDELRDLIKKEHARIDEAHKAEESSRGTAATEKTANKL; encoded by the exons ATGGCAGAGTCTG gCCCACATAAGAAGAAGGGGGAAGATGAAGATCAG GAACAAGATCAATCCAAAA TGGAACTCCTGAGGAAGAAGTTTGCAGACTCATTCAAGGTTGAAGATCAAGAAAAACCAGACCAGCTTCTTAAAACAGTGGATTTTGATGGCGTGGTGAAGTATTTGAAGGATGGAAAATGTAaaaacatcatcttcatgaCTGGTGCTGGTATATCTACAT CTGCAGGTATTCCAGATTTTCGAAGCCCTGGTACCGGATTGTATGCAAACCTAGAAAAATACAACCTTCCTAATCCAATGGCCATCTTTGATATATCATACTTCAGG GAAAATCCTGAACCTTTCTTCACCCTTGCAAAGGAACTTTGGCCAGCCGATGGTCTTTTCAAA CCAACACCCTGCCACTATTTTATGCGACTGATCCATGAGAAGGGAATGCTGAGAAAGTTGTTCACCCAG AATATTGACACATTTGAGAGAGTTGCCGAGATTCCAACAGACAAAATCATGGAAGCACATGGCTCTTTTCATACGTCTCACTGTATTGAATGCGATAAATGCTACACACAGGACTGGATAAAAG AGAAGATTTTCTCAGATGTCCTGCCAAAATGTGAAGCAGAGGACTGTGAAGGTGTAGTAAAGCCAG ATGTTGTGTTCTTTGGCGAGGCCCTGCCAGCAGCATTCTTTCAGAGTATCAAAAAG GACATGCCAGAATGTGACTTGCTCATCATAATGGGCACATCATTAGCAGTGCAGCCCTTTGCTTCCATGGTCGGCCAAGTACCAGAGACAACCCCAAGGCTCTATATAAACTTGCAGAAGACTGGG CAAGGAGATCCTTTACTCGCGCTGTTGGGAATGGGTGGAGGGCTACAGTTTGACCAAGAGAACAACTACAG AGATGTGTTCTGGCAGGGTACCTGTGATGATGGAAGTTATGCTTTGGCTGATGCTTTAGGCTGGGGG GACGAATTACGAGACTTGATCAAGAAGGAACATGCAAGGATTGATGAAGCGCACAAAGCAGAGGAGTCATCTCGGGGCACTGCTGCTACTGAGAAGACTGCGAATAAACTCTAA
- the LOC135484689 gene encoding NAD-dependent protein deacetylase sirtuin-2-like isoform X2: MELLRKKFADSFKVEDQEKPDQLLKTVDFDGVVKYLKDGKCKNIIFMTGAGISTSAGIPDFRSPGTGLYANLEKYNLPNPMAIFDISYFRENPEPFFTLAKELWPADGLFKPTPCHYFMRLIHEKGMLRKLFTQNIDTFERVAEIPTDKIMEAHGSFHTSHCIECDKCYTQDWIKEKIFSDVLPKCEAEDCEGVVKPDVVFFGEALPAAFFQSIKKDMPECDLLIIMGTSLAVQPFASMVGQVPETTPRLYINLQKTGQGDPLLALLGMGGGLQFDQENNYRDVFWQGTCDDGSYALADALGWGDELRDLIKKEHARIDEAHKAEESSRGTAATEKTANKL; encoded by the exons A TGGAACTCCTGAGGAAGAAGTTTGCAGACTCATTCAAGGTTGAAGATCAAGAAAAACCAGACCAGCTTCTTAAAACAGTGGATTTTGATGGCGTGGTGAAGTATTTGAAGGATGGAAAATGTAaaaacatcatcttcatgaCTGGTGCTGGTATATCTACAT CTGCAGGTATTCCAGATTTTCGAAGCCCTGGTACCGGATTGTATGCAAACCTAGAAAAATACAACCTTCCTAATCCAATGGCCATCTTTGATATATCATACTTCAGG GAAAATCCTGAACCTTTCTTCACCCTTGCAAAGGAACTTTGGCCAGCCGATGGTCTTTTCAAA CCAACACCCTGCCACTATTTTATGCGACTGATCCATGAGAAGGGAATGCTGAGAAAGTTGTTCACCCAG AATATTGACACATTTGAGAGAGTTGCCGAGATTCCAACAGACAAAATCATGGAAGCACATGGCTCTTTTCATACGTCTCACTGTATTGAATGCGATAAATGCTACACACAGGACTGGATAAAAG AGAAGATTTTCTCAGATGTCCTGCCAAAATGTGAAGCAGAGGACTGTGAAGGTGTAGTAAAGCCAG ATGTTGTGTTCTTTGGCGAGGCCCTGCCAGCAGCATTCTTTCAGAGTATCAAAAAG GACATGCCAGAATGTGACTTGCTCATCATAATGGGCACATCATTAGCAGTGCAGCCCTTTGCTTCCATGGTCGGCCAAGTACCAGAGACAACCCCAAGGCTCTATATAAACTTGCAGAAGACTGGG CAAGGAGATCCTTTACTCGCGCTGTTGGGAATGGGTGGAGGGCTACAGTTTGACCAAGAGAACAACTACAG AGATGTGTTCTGGCAGGGTACCTGTGATGATGGAAGTTATGCTTTGGCTGATGCTTTAGGCTGGGGG GACGAATTACGAGACTTGATCAAGAAGGAACATGCAAGGATTGATGAAGCGCACAAAGCAGAGGAGTCATCTCGGGGCACTGCTGCTACTGAGAAGACTGCGAATAAACTCTAA